In one window of Mytilus trossulus isolate FHL-02 chromosome 7, PNRI_Mtr1.1.1.hap1, whole genome shotgun sequence DNA:
- the LOC134727034 gene encoding EGF-like domain-containing protein comC gives MFYRQTNKCVDKIAVGLPCNVNKQCADVNADCKGNCTCKKSFYPDTTCKPRIQPNHACGNTTPKNASCIDHAYCNSTTFCVCDKGYKGPSCSSAMTMAAVEISTIFLCFLMAYFEVVK, from the exons ATGTTTTACAGGCAAACCAATAAGTGTGTAGACA aaattgcGGTGGGTTTACCCTGTAATGTCAACAAACAGTGTGCAGATGTCAACGCTGATTGCAAAGGAAATTGTACATGCAAGAAGTCTTTTTATCCAGACACCACCTGTAAACCTC GCATCCAACCAAATCATGCATGCGGTAATACAACTCCAAAGAATGCCAGCTGCATAGATCATGCATATTGTAATTCGACCACTTTTTGTGTATGTGATAAAGGATACAAAGGACCTAGCT gTAGTTCTGCTATGACAATGGCTGCAGTGGAGATATCAACCATTTTCCTGTGCTTTTTGATGGCATACTTTGAAGTTGTAAAATAG